The following coding sequences lie in one Lemur catta isolate mLemCat1 chromosome 11, mLemCat1.pri, whole genome shotgun sequence genomic window:
- the YAE1 gene encoding protein YAE1 homolog: MSWVQAAASVQAPGDDGDVFDQEADESLLVQREWRSHMRRRVKEGYREGIDAGKAVALQQGFNQGYKEGAEVIINYGQLRGTLSALLSWCHLHDNSSTLISKINTLLDAVGQCEEYVLKHLTSVTPQPQVVDLLDSIEDMDLCHVVPAEKKIVEAKDERLCENNAEFNKNCSKRPSGIDGSYLQCCRTQERAHSEKPNLTWILEETASLVKQLGVSVDVLQHLKQL; this comes from the exons ATGTCGTGGGTTCAAGCTGCTGCTTCGGTCCAAGCCCCAGGAGACGACGGTGACGTGTTTGACCAGGAAGCTGACGAGTCCCTCCTGGTGCAGCGGGAATGGCGGAGTCACATGCGGAGACGAGTCAAA GAAGGTTATAGAGAGGGAATAGATGCTGGCAAAGCAGTTGCTCTTCAACAGGGCTTCAATCAAGGTTATAAGGAAGGTGCAGAAGTCATTATAAACTATGGACAACTCAGAGGAACATTgag tGCATTGCTCTCCTGGTGTCACCTTCATGATAATAGTTCAACTTTGATCAGTAAAATAAATACTCTTCTGGATGCAGTTGGCCAGTGTGAAGAGTATGTGCTCAAACATCTGACATCAGTCACTCCACAGCCCCAAGTTGTAGATTTATTGGACTCCATTGAGGATATGGACCTTTGTCATGTAGTTCCAGCTGAGAAAAAGATTGTTGAAGCTAAAGATGAAAGACTCTGTGAAAATAATGCTGAGTTTAACAAAAACTGTAGCAAGCGCCCTAGTGGGATAGATGGTTCATATTTACAATGTTGTAGAACACAGGAGCGTGCACATTCTGAAAAGCCAAACCTCACTTGGATTTTAGAAGAGACAGCCAGTTTAGTTAAACAGCTGGGAGTATCAGTAGATGTATTACAGCACCTCaaacaactataa